One window of Aliarcobacter lanthieri genomic DNA carries:
- a CDS encoding MFS transporter — translation MKIISKKHFLLLLSLYITQFLGLGFFTEAFISILRKSGLSLENIGLIYMLGLFWVLRFIWAPIVDKINIQKIGHYKFWLLLAQFIMFISLFISSYFDINTQIQYIVICALIFSFFSATQDIALDALVYKTLTKEQRTLGNAIKVSGGLIGTILGGGVALMIYSYIGWQNTLFILAVVTSISILQLLFFKETTQEKVIKKKVAVFKEFYSFWQTKNRKIWFIFIFLFPSAIASAHGLIAPILVDEKWELQDIGFIVHIVGYSIGILASFGTSFLVNKFGRINILILSAFGQIFSILLLLIILNGYNNIYIVTVIVGLIYLFYTPTATIISILMMDEIDSENPASQYAIQHSIFMFSIIVFASLSVYFSGKLGYENIILIVSCIAIIPLILSFKIKRYLKE, via the coding sequence TTGAAAATCATATCAAAAAAACATTTTTTATTGCTTTTATCTTTATATATTACTCAATTCTTGGGTTTAGGTTTTTTTACAGAAGCTTTTATTTCAATTTTAAGAAAAAGTGGGTTATCTTTAGAAAATATCGGTTTAATTTATATGTTGGGGCTTTTTTGGGTTTTAAGATTTATTTGGGCTCCAATTGTAGATAAAATAAATATTCAAAAAATAGGGCATTATAAATTTTGGTTGCTCTTAGCTCAATTTATTATGTTTATTTCTTTATTTATAAGTTCTTATTTTGACATAAATACACAAATCCAATATATTGTGATATGTGCTTTGATTTTTTCTTTTTTCTCCGCAACACAAGATATTGCTTTAGATGCTTTGGTTTATAAAACTTTGACTAAAGAACAAAGAACTTTAGGAAATGCTATAAAAGTTTCAGGAGGTTTGATAGGAACTATATTAGGTGGTGGAGTAGCTTTGATGATATACTCTTATATTGGTTGGCAAAATACACTTTTTATATTAGCAGTTGTTACAAGTATATCTATCTTACAACTTTTATTTTTTAAAGAAACTACACAAGAAAAAGTAATAAAGAAAAAAGTTGCAGTTTTTAAAGAATTTTATAGCTTTTGGCAGACTAAAAATAGAAAAATATGGTTTATTTTTATTTTTTTATTTCCAAGTGCTATTGCAAGTGCACATGGTTTAATAGCGCCAATTTTAGTTGATGAAAAATGGGAATTGCAAGATATTGGATTTATAGTTCATATTGTTGGTTATAGTATCGGAATCTTAGCTTCTTTTGGAACTTCTTTTTTAGTTAATAAATTTGGAAGAATAAATATTTTAATACTTTCAGCTTTTGGTCAAATTTTTAGTATTTTATTATTGCTAATTATCTTAAATGGATATAACAATATTTATATTGTCACTGTAATAGTTGGATTAATTTACCTTTTTTATACTCCAACTGCAACTATAATATCTATTCTGATGATGGATGAAATAGATAGTGAAAATCCAGCTTCACAATATGCTATACAGCATAGTATTTTTATGTTTTCAATAATTGTATTTGCGAGTTTAAGTGTATATTTTTCTGGAAAACTTGGATATGAGAATATAATTTTAATTGTTTCTTGTATAGCTATAATTCCACTTATCTTATCTTTTAAGATTAAAAGATATTTGAAAGAATAA
- a CDS encoding TonB-dependent receptor domain-containing protein, which translates to MKKISLSSTFIALVLANSFANAQDSPTTILDEVKVTSKKEIGATSSIGGDTIEKRNTNNIADLLNQTSEISLNGLYQRPDISVEIQGLGGHGRVSQSLEGIQQNFEAFGHNFKQSGTILVNPAFLKSIDIKKGATTDASSIGNLAGSANFKYFDVNDIVKNGKNYGGLLKFSTGISKYSNGQEPSGSAIVGAKGDKWEFLVGLSKSENKNYHMGKNISTSKYVKNSDSIQWGGIGISEAYIDKKGNLMYRSILGEYDFIHRGKDDGTDGSIGSSEAIAKGNPLIIENMKSAAKNSVSPGTFRKTESGMTKFRYFIDDEQTINLFATKTKAHYQSDVGIKLIKNLDGTSEFIESGFYVDTKLDSDIISSNYQASFSEFLNPSITLFYERMRRDQFWPNPYGGKLEVVDKFYSKIEDNSVGLRVDNTSYFDDTYVGSIKFNIGMEYKKLNHKANDYTLTHAQNQYVFDKEDISQGAAFNPNSDSDTYAASMALSSDYEDTNPWKWNISTGVKRVFLDVHNPSIYEGTVTKAGTIYLGYKHFMPAGLTGMDEKYWLRGKGDQASYQAWQEYKNSGSFKQSWLDSRKLNTNKKHSWTLKAANADLQYTIPNTSLTIYTQGSYGQRAPSVSELYMHGYYYKGLMGQNSYLEPEKNLSLQAGLNYQKSDFFSNDDFISLNANLYRNKIDNYILMAYSNANNHAIDYNNGRGSGSGYGDTLTKFTDMSYTNNTEDWITKGLGIDFSYSQSSFYINGNMTVPFKKKNKVCYDEFPGGKGYYKSTDTDGTITYTSAGTGRHVCGNSYKWASFQTIEPFQASLTAAITPLNGDLELGTTLHYRGKQKSYLNITEANKDVTGKSPYKVGDMAEVKRFPDVLKFDLFANYKVTKALKVGVYVANITDQLDMMPFSEYATVLPGRTITASLEYRF; encoded by the coding sequence TGCCAATGCACAGGATAGTCCTACAACCATTTTAGATGAGGTAAAAGTTACATCTAAAAAAGAAATAGGGGCAACTTCAAGTATAGGAGGAGATACTATAGAAAAAAGAAATACCAATAATATAGCTGATTTACTAAATCAAACTTCTGAAATATCTTTAAATGGACTTTATCAAAGACCAGATATCTCTGTTGAAATTCAAGGTTTAGGAGGTCATGGAAGGGTATCTCAATCTTTGGAGGGAATACAACAAAATTTTGAAGCTTTTGGGCACAACTTTAAACAAAGTGGTACTATCTTAGTAAATCCAGCTTTTTTAAAATCTATTGATATCAAAAAAGGAGCTACTACAGATGCTAGTTCTATAGGGAATTTAGCTGGGTCTGCTAATTTTAAATATTTTGATGTAAATGATATAGTAAAAAATGGGAAAAATTATGGTGGATTACTAAAATTTTCAACAGGTATAAGTAAATATTCAAATGGTCAAGAACCATCAGGTAGTGCAATAGTAGGTGCAAAAGGTGATAAATGGGAATTTTTAGTAGGTTTAAGCAAAAGTGAAAATAAAAACTACCATATGGGGAAAAATATAAGTACAAGCAAATATGTAAAAAATTCTGATTCAATACAATGGGGAGGAATTGGTATTTCTGAAGCATATATTGATAAAAAAGGAAACTTGATGTATAGGTCAATATTGGGGGAATATGACTTTATTCATAGAGGTAAAGATGATGGTACAGATGGTAGTATTGGTTCAAGTGAAGCTATTGCTAAAGGAAATCCTCTTATTATTGAAAATATGAAGAGTGCTGCAAAAAATTCTGTAAGTCCAGGGACTTTTAGAAAAACAGAGTCTGGTATGACAAAATTTAGATATTTTATAGATGATGAACAAACTATAAATCTTTTTGCCACAAAAACAAAAGCTCACTATCAATCTGATGTTGGAATAAAGCTAATAAAAAACTTAGATGGAACAAGTGAATTTATAGAATCAGGTTTTTATGTAGATACAAAACTTGATTCAGATATTATCAGTTCAAACTATCAAGCCTCTTTTTCAGAATTTTTAAATCCTTCTATTACTCTTTTTTATGAAAGAATGAGAAGAGATCAATTTTGGCCAAATCCTTATGGTGGTAAACTTGAAGTAGTTGATAAGTTTTATAGTAAGATAGAAGATAATTCTGTAGGATTAAGAGTAGATAATACTAGCTATTTTGATGATACATATGTAGGTTCAATAAAGTTTAATATAGGTATGGAGTATAAAAAACTAAATCATAAAGCAAATGACTATACACTAACACATGCACAAAATCAATATGTTTTTGATAAAGAAGATATAAGTCAAGGAGCTGCTTTTAATCCAAATTCAGATTCAGATACTTATGCTGCTTCTATGGCATTAAGTAGTGATTATGAAGATACTAATCCTTGGAAATGGAATATAAGCACAGGAGTAAAAAGAGTATTTTTAGATGTTCATAACCCTTCAATCTATGAAGGAACTGTAACTAAAGCAGGTACTATATATTTAGGATATAAACATTTTATGCCTGCAGGTTTAACGGGGATGGACGAAAAATATTGGCTGAGAGGAAAGGGTGATCAAGCTAGTTATCAAGCTTGGCAAGAGTATAAAAATTCAGGTTCTTTTAAACAAAGTTGGTTAGATTCTAGAAAACTTAATACAAATAAAAAGCACTCTTGGACACTAAAAGCTGCAAATGCAGATTTACAATATACTATTCCAAATACAAGCCTTACTATCTATACTCAAGGCTCATACGGACAAAGAGCTCCTTCTGTGAGTGAACTATATATGCATGGATATTATTATAAAGGACTTATGGGACAAAATTCATATTTAGAACCAGAAAAAAATCTATCTTTACAAGCTGGATTAAACTATCAAAAATCAGATTTCTTTTCAAATGATGATTTTATAAGTTTAAATGCTAATCTTTATAGAAATAAAATAGATAACTATATTTTAATGGCATATTCAAATGCAAATAATCATGCTATAGATTATAATAATGGTAGAGGTTCTGGTTCTGGTTATGGTGATACTCTAACAAAGTTTACTGATATGAGCTATACAAATAATACAGAAGATTGGATAACAAAAGGTTTGGGTATAGATTTCTCTTATTCTCAATCAAGCTTTTATATAAATGGAAATATGACAGTGCCATTTAAAAAGAAAAATAAAGTTTGTTATGATGAATTCCCTGGAGGAAAGGGTTATTATAAAAGTACTGATACAGATGGTACTATTACTTATACTTCAGCAGGAACAGGAAGACATGTTTGTGGGAACTCTTATAAGTGGGCAAGTTTTCAAACTATTGAACCATTTCAAGCTAGTTTAACAGCTGCTATTACTCCACTTAATGGAGATTTAGAATTGGGTACAACTTTACACTATAGAGGTAAACAGAAATCTTATCTTAATATCACAGAAGCAAATAAAGATGTTACAGGAAAATCTCCATATAAAGTAGGAGATATGGCAGAAGTAAAAAGATTCCCAGATGTATTGAAATTTGATCTTTTTGCAAATTATAAAGTTACAAAGGCATTGAAAGTTGGAGTTTATGTTGCAAATATAACAGACCAGTTGGATATGATGCCTTTTAGTGAATATGCTACAGTTTTACCAGGAAGAACGATAACTGCCTCATTAGAGTATCGTTTCTAG
- a CDS encoding nitrite/sulfite reductase, which produces MAELSALEQLKASRNPLRVVEDLYKEALEGIPLSDEYIGLLKWYGMYPHINKDGIEDKKYFMKRIKLVDARMNLEQLRVMSEIGIKYAQGLVDFTTRQNVQFHFIQIKDIPAIFDLLSSVGLTSRMASGDGPRPIMTCPVSGKDEGEIYDVTQLLKDVDSYFDKNDDRFCNFPRKYKIGISGCKCHCAAHEIQDVAFTAFKNKENEVLFDLTIGGGLSKSKQIATRALRYVKPEQVLDVAVTCAEIFRDNGNRSNRNKARVRHLLNDWGIEKFVDTIEKAIGYKLQVGEQEPFIASYENRNHFGINKQKQTGLSYVGFATNSGRVAGEDFVKFYEICKKYEVGGIALTGTQNFLVYDVRDEVTQDLADEFEALGYPYKPTPFRARLQSCTGKEFCKFGITETKEYAKKVLVELENRFPDFKEDLTIAFSGCGNTCSHPQIADIGFVGGMMRFDGERVEGYDVLLGGNLEGTSKSRIAKKIGVKVPATGVVDYIENLLNDYKTDNLGQTRFKDYLAVLEPVGGISNDDE; this is translated from the coding sequence ATGGCAGAATTATCAGCACTTGAACAACTTAAAGCTTCAAGAAATCCATTAAGAGTAGTTGAAGATTTATATAAAGAAGCATTAGAAGGAATTCCTTTAAGTGATGAATATATAGGTCTTTTAAAATGGTATGGTATGTATCCACATATAAATAAAGATGGGATTGAAGATAAAAAATATTTTATGAAAAGAATAAAACTTGTTGATGCAAGAATGAACTTAGAGCAATTAAGAGTTATGAGTGAAATTGGAATAAAATATGCGCAAGGTTTAGTAGATTTTACAACAAGACAAAATGTTCAGTTTCACTTTATCCAAATAAAAGATATTCCAGCTATTTTTGATTTATTAAGTAGTGTTGGATTAACTTCAAGAATGGCATCAGGAGATGGACCAAGACCTATTATGACCTGTCCTGTAAGTGGAAAAGATGAAGGTGAAATATATGATGTAACACAACTTCTAAAAGATGTAGATAGTTACTTTGATAAAAATGATGATAGATTTTGTAATTTTCCAAGAAAATATAAAATAGGAATTAGTGGATGTAAATGTCACTGTGCTGCACATGAAATTCAAGATGTTGCTTTTACCGCTTTTAAAAATAAAGAAAATGAAGTTTTATTTGATTTAACTATTGGTGGTGGTTTATCAAAATCTAAACAAATAGCTACAAGAGCTTTAAGATATGTAAAACCAGAACAAGTTTTAGATGTAGCAGTTACTTGTGCAGAAATTTTTAGAGATAATGGAAATAGAAGTAATAGAAATAAAGCAAGAGTAAGACATCTTTTAAATGATTGGGGAATTGAAAAATTTGTAGATACAATAGAAAAAGCTATTGGATATAAGTTACAAGTTGGAGAACAAGAACCATTTATTGCTTCATATGAAAATAGAAATCATTTTGGAATAAATAAACAAAAACAAACAGGTCTTTCTTATGTTGGATTTGCAACAAATTCTGGAAGAGTTGCAGGAGAAGATTTTGTTAAGTTTTATGAAATATGTAAAAAATATGAAGTTGGTGGTATTGCATTAACTGGAACACAAAACTTTTTAGTATATGATGTAAGAGATGAGGTAACACAAGATTTAGCAGATGAATTTGAAGCTCTAGGATATCCATATAAGCCTACACCATTTAGAGCAAGATTACAGTCATGTACTGGAAAAGAATTCTGTAAGTTTGGAATAACAGAAACAAAAGAATATGCAAAAAAAGTTTTAGTTGAACTTGAAAATAGATTTCCAGATTTTAAAGAAGATTTAACTATTGCATTCTCAGGATGCGGTAATACTTGTTCTCATCCACAAATTGCTGATATTGGATTCGTTGGTGGTATGATGAGATTTGATGGAGAAAGAGTTGAAGGATATGATGTACTTTTAGGTGGAAATTTAGAAGGAACAAGTAAAAGTAGAATTGCTAAAAAGATTGGTGTAAAAGTTCCAGCAACTGGAGTTGTTGATTATATTGAGAATCTTTTAAATGATTATAAAACAGATAATTTAGGACAAACAAGGTTCAAAGATTATTTAGCTGTTTTAGAACCAGTTGGTGGTATTAGTAATGATGATGAATAG
- a CDS encoding Tex-like N-terminal domain-containing protein, with amino-acid sequence MNLIEILQHKTNLPKNIIENIIKLLDEGCTIPFIARYRKEFTNGASDEQLRVFEEVFEYSKKLIHRKDEIINLLKDKNFLDNKLLKNLEEASTLQALEDIYAPFKEKKSSRTTAAIENGLESLANIIQSMRYTLEECEQKAKSFLNENIKSANDAINGAKDIIAQRYADDFKSKEIIRNLIQNWGILEVSEGKEFDKNGLYLNFANTTEKIKYIKSHRVLAILRAVNEKQLNIKVEIDEKHILENIKKYKIPINANSSKELVFDAYKDGLKRLLLPTLKREAITNLKEKAGIEAIELFGKNLKELLQTAPLVNQIILGIDPGYKTGCKLAIINENGLFLDSAVIYPTKPKEDFLNSEKTVLEIIKKYKVTAIAIGNGTASRETANFIDSLIKDNNLDIKYAIVSEIGASVYSASKIASQEYPNLDVTIRGAISIAQRLRDPMAALVKIDPKSLGIGQYQHDVNQKELSQKLENITIDLVNKVGVDLNSASYKLLSFISGISEKLAQNIVEHREKIKKFTTKEQLLKVKGIGEKAYIQSVGFLRIKDGLSILDNTAIHPEDYELTLKLQKNYVIEEIKDFEKVANELNTSVIKVKDIVNELLKPGYDVRIEFNSVKFSNDILDINDLKEGFILSGIVRNITDFGAFVDIGLKNDALLHISQISEKRISHPSEVLSINQNLENLKVISVDLEKQRVGISLKS; translated from the coding sequence ATGAATTTAATAGAAATTTTACAACACAAAACAAATCTACCAAAAAATATTATTGAAAATATTATAAAACTACTTGATGAAGGTTGTACTATCCCATTTATAGCAAGATATAGAAAAGAGTTTACAAATGGTGCTAGTGATGAGCAACTTAGAGTTTTTGAAGAAGTTTTTGAATACTCAAAAAAACTAATTCATAGAAAAGATGAAATCATAAATCTTTTAAAAGATAAAAATTTTTTAGACAATAAGCTCTTAAAAAATTTAGAGGAAGCTTCAACTTTACAAGCATTAGAAGATATTTATGCACCTTTTAAAGAAAAAAAATCATCAAGAACCACTGCTGCAATTGAAAATGGCTTAGAATCTCTTGCAAATATTATACAAAGTATGAGATACACTTTAGAAGAGTGTGAACAAAAAGCTAAGTCATTTTTAAATGAAAATATAAAATCAGCAAATGATGCTATAAATGGCGCAAAAGATATAATCGCACAAAGATATGCAGATGACTTTAAATCAAAAGAGATTATTAGAAATCTTATACAAAATTGGGGGATTTTAGAAGTAAGTGAAGGTAAAGAATTTGATAAGAATGGACTTTATTTAAACTTTGCAAATACAACTGAGAAAATAAAATATATAAAATCTCATAGAGTTTTAGCAATTTTAAGAGCAGTAAATGAAAAACAACTCAATATAAAAGTTGAAATTGATGAAAAACATATTTTAGAAAATATAAAAAAATATAAAATTCCTATCAATGCAAATAGCTCAAAAGAGTTAGTATTTGATGCTTACAAAGATGGTTTAAAAAGACTTCTTCTTCCAACTTTAAAAAGAGAAGCTATCACAAACTTAAAAGAAAAAGCTGGAATTGAAGCAATAGAACTTTTTGGAAAAAATCTAAAAGAGTTACTTCAAACTGCTCCACTTGTAAATCAAATAATACTTGGAATAGACCCAGGATATAAAACTGGTTGTAAATTAGCAATTATTAATGAAAATGGGCTATTTTTAGATAGTGCAGTTATATATCCTACAAAACCTAAAGAAGATTTTTTAAATTCAGAAAAAACTGTATTAGAAATTATCAAAAAATATAAAGTTACTGCCATTGCTATTGGAAATGGTACAGCTTCAAGAGAGACAGCAAATTTTATAGATAGTTTGATAAAAGATAATAACTTAGATATTAAATATGCAATCGTTAGTGAAATTGGAGCAAGTGTTTATTCAGCTTCAAAAATAGCTTCACAAGAGTATCCAAACCTTGATGTAACTATACGAGGAGCAATATCAATTGCACAAAGACTTCGAGATCCAATGGCCGCTTTAGTAAAAATAGACCCAAAATCTTTAGGAATTGGACAATATCAACATGATGTAAATCAAAAAGAATTAAGCCAAAAACTAGAAAATATCACTATAGATTTGGTAAATAAAGTTGGGGTTGATTTGAACTCTGCTTCATATAAACTTCTTTCATTTATCTCAGGAATTAGTGAGAAATTAGCACAAAATATTGTTGAGCATAGAGAAAAAATCAAAAAATTTACTACAAAAGAACAACTTTTAAAAGTAAAAGGTATAGGAGAAAAAGCCTATATTCAAAGTGTAGGATTTTTGCGAATAAAAGATGGCTTATCTATTTTGGATAATACAGCAATTCACCCAGAAGATTATGAACTTACTCTAAAACTACAAAAAAACTATGTTATTGAAGAAATAAAAGATTTTGAAAAAGTAGCAAATGAGTTAAATACAAGTGTTATAAAAGTAAAAGATATAGTAAATGAGTTACTAAAACCTGGCTATGATGTAAGAATTGAGTTCAATAGCGTAAAATTTTCAAATGATATTTTAGATATAAATGATTTAAAAGAGGGATTTATATTAAGTGGTATTGTAAGAAATATCACAGATTTTGGAGCATTTGTAGATATTGGACTAAAAAATGATGCCCTACTTCATATCTCACAAATAAGTGAAAAAAGAATCTCTCATCCTAGTGAAGTTTTAAGTATAAATCAAAATTTAGAAAACTTAAAAGTTATAAGTGTGGATTTAGAAAAACAAAGAGTTGGAATTAGTCTAAAAAGTTAA
- a CDS encoding peptidase M42 — MVNSLINEPKNFNLFLDLLKQLIRVPSVTGAEHSFLVYIKRELEELGIKTQHYDGLLVAQGNNPTNGILSAHIDRHGVICTGPNEFQFAAFLAKNRSDLKGNSVSEQTFQLIFQRYINQQVHAYEPYSGSYLGMGTIKNAFLKEEINNLIFDIEGLSHLQPGTPIAFSDKLKQNNNLISAQLDNVLSAAIIIYLYQSGFQGTAFFTAQEEAGRSWRFVHEWFKKQNLCTNELLVLDTSPYDNREDADKQLVVLRNKDVNARFKSPILKQLKNFCKKNKISFSCKDKFIEAKNKIRLEQGLKPLSLGSTELGRIVMESKGRIQGTTLQIPTTGYHTVDETASIESVKAILFILSSLYITTN; from the coding sequence TTGGTTAATTCATTGATAAATGAGCCAAAAAATTTTAATCTTTTTTTAGATTTATTAAAGCAACTCATTCGTGTTCCATCTGTAACTGGAGCCGAACACTCTTTTTTAGTTTATATAAAAAGAGAGCTTGAAGAACTAGGGATTAAAACTCAACATTATGATGGTTTATTAGTAGCACAAGGTAATAACCCAACAAATGGAATATTAAGTGCACATATTGATAGACATGGTGTCATTTGTACAGGTCCAAATGAGTTCCAATTTGCTGCATTTTTAGCAAAAAATCGTTCTGATTTAAAAGGAAACTCAGTATCTGAACAAACTTTCCAACTAATTTTTCAAAGATATATCAACCAACAAGTTCACGCTTATGAACCTTATAGCGGTAGTTACTTAGGAATGGGAACTATAAAAAATGCCTTTTTAAAAGAAGAGATAAATAATCTTATCTTTGATATAGAAGGACTTTCTCATCTTCAACCAGGAACACCAATAGCTTTTAGTGATAAGTTAAAACAAAATAATAATTTAATCTCTGCTCAACTAGATAATGTTCTTTCAGCAGCAATTATTATATATTTGTATCAAAGTGGATTTCAAGGAACTGCATTTTTCACAGCTCAAGAAGAAGCAGGAAGATCTTGGAGATTTGTACATGAGTGGTTTAAAAAACAAAATCTTTGCACAAATGAGCTTCTTGTTTTAGATACAAGCCCTTATGATAATAGAGAAGATGCAGATAAGCAGCTTGTAGTTTTACGAAATAAAGATGTAAATGCTAGGTTTAAATCACCTATTTTAAAACAACTAAAAAACTTTTGTAAAAAAAACAAAATATCATTTTCTTGTAAAGATAAATTTATTGAAGCAAAAAATAAAATTCGACTAGAACAAGGACTAAAACCTTTAAGTTTAGGAAGTACTGAACTTGGAAGAATTGTTATGGAGTCAAAAGGAAGAATACAAGGAACTACATTACAGATTCCAACAACAGGATATCACACAGTCGATGAAACAGCTTCGATAGAATCAGTTAAGGCAATTTTATTTATTTTAAGTAGTTTATATATAACTACAAACTAA